CCGGACGGCGTGCGATTCGTCGACCTCTCCAGGGTCGTCTCACCCGACCTGGTCGCCGAGGCGCTGGCCCAGGGGCTCGGCGTACGCACCTCCGGCGCCGTCCCGACCGGCACCGACCTCGCATCGTGGCTGCGTACCAAGCGACTGCTCCTCGTGATCGACAATTTCGAGCAACTCACCGACGCCGCACCCGTGATCGGCGAGACCCTGCGCGCCGCACCGGGGGTGACCGCCCTGGTCACCAGCCGGGCGCCGCTGCGCCTGACCGACGAGCGGGTCTATCCGGTGCCGCCGTTGGCGCCGCCGGACTCCGGTGGCCCGGCCGCGGCGTCGCCCGCGGTGCGACTGTTCGTCAGCGCCGCGACCGCCGCCGCGCCGGACTTTCGGCTGACGCCGGACAACACCGGCGCCGTTGTCGAGATCATCCGCCGCCTCGACGGGCTGCCGCTGGCCATCCTGCTCGCGGCCGCGCGGGTCCGGCTGCTGTCACCGGCGGCCATCGTCGCGCACCTCGCCGACCCGTTGCGCCTACTCACCGGCGGCGCCCGCGACCTGCCCGACCGGCAACGCACGCTCCGCGACACGATCGCCTGGAGCTATCAGCTGCTGAACCCCGGCGAGCGCGCGCTTCTCGACCGGCTCGGCGTCTTCGCCGGCGGCTGGGATCTCGACGCCGCCGAAGCGGTCGTCCTACCCGACCATGACCCACTGCCGATTCTCGAGGCGTTGGTCGAGTCGGCGCTGGTCCAGCGGACCACGGAGCCGGACGGCCGGGGCCGGTTCACGATGCTGGAGACCGTCCGGCATTACGCCCGCATGCGCCTACAGGACAGCCGCGAGCAGCCGCCGGTACGCGCCGCGCACGCCGCGCACTACCTGTCGCTGGCCCAGGCCGCGGAACCGCATCTCAACCGGGCGGACGGGCCGACCTGGCTGCGCCGTCTCGAACTGGAGCGGGAGAACATCCATGCGGCGTTGAACTGGTTCCTCGAGGAGGACGACCCGGCACAGGCGCTGCGGCTGCTGTGGGCCAGTTGGGCTTTCTGGTGGCGTCGCGGACACATCGAGGAGGCCAGCCGCTACGTGGCCCGGATCCGCGACCGCGGCGAGCTGCTGGACGGCCCGGAGACCGGCCGAGCCCTGCTCGGTTCCGGCGTGCTGACCTTCGTATCCGGGCAATACCAGCAGGCGGAAAACTATCTCCTGCGGGCCCTGCCGTTCCTGCGGGCCGGTGGCGACGACCCGGGTGTGTCGCTCGCGTTGGGGCCGCTCGGCCAGTTCGCCGCCCTGCGCGGCGAAGCCGCACGTGCCCAGACCTATCTGGACGAAGCCAGGGACAAGGGCGAGGAGTGGCAGACCAGCCTCTACCACAGCCGGGTCGCCCGAGTGAGGATGGCCAACGGCGACTACGACGAGGCGCTGGCACACCTGCGCCACGCGGTCGACGTCTCCCGAGGGGCGCAGGACCAGTTCGTCGCGCTCGTCGCGCACTACACCTGGGCGGCCTGCTCGGTCGCCGTTGACGAGCCCGCAGACGCGCGCCACCACCTCATCGAAGGGCTGTCACTGGCCGCCGTCTCGGGCGACGAGGCCGCCATCGCCCAATTCCTGGCCGCACTGGCCGACGTGGACGCCAGCGGAGGCGACCTGGAACGGGCGGTCCAGCTCGCCGCCGCCGCGCAGGCGCTGCGAACCCCTTCGAACGAGATGTGGATGCGCGCGTTCGTGGCGCCCTGGCCGGCGACCGGCCCCGACCGGGACGAGGCCAGGTCCCGGCTCGGCGCCGACGCCTACGACCGCGCCTGGCAGGCCGGTGAGCACCTGGGTATCGAGCGGGCCATCACCGCGGCGACCGCAAGCTGACAAAGCGGGTTGGTTGATCTCCCGGGGCTGGTACGGGTTTGGTGCGGGCAGCGAATCGACAGAACTTTGACCAGGTGTCTCTGCGAGGGTGACCGCATTCCACGTCGCGCTCACGAACGGGAGTAGAGATGCGTTCGAAACTGAAGCGGCCGGCCGCGGTCGCGACCCTCGCGGTAAGCACCTCGGTGGGCACGCTCGTCGCGACGGCCGGTCCGGCGGCCGCGTTGGACGCATGGCACGACGTCAACAACGTGTCCGTGCGAACCTGCGACGACGGCTTTGCGCCTTACTACCTCAGCGGAACAGTGCTTTTCCGGTGAGCTGGGGCAAAGAACCGCAGGCCAAATACCACCATCGCGGTATATAGCGGCGCGATCTGGTCGCCCCTGCATCCCACCGACGTCGCCGTATCCCCGCTGCCGAGCGTTGCCAGCCGCCCGGCACTAGCGTCACCTTCGATGGGGTGTGCGAAGGGGGACGCTACGTGGGCATCACTTCGGAAGACGGTGGCTTCGGCGAGTTGTTGCGGGTGTCGCGCCGGGCGGTGTCGATCAGCCAGCAGCAGCTCGCGGATCGGGTCGGGCTGAGCGTGACCGCCGTCCGCGATCTCGAGCAGGGACGCACGCGCCGGCCTCGGCGGGGGATCGTGGACGCGATGGTCGCCGCGCTGGAGCTGACCGCGGACACGGCCGCGGCGTTCCGGGATGCGGCCAGCGACCGGCCGCGACCCGTGCCGGCGCCGTCGGGTCCGTTGCGGGTGCAGGTGCTGGGACCTCTGACGGTGAGCCGGGGAGCGACCCCGGTGCGGGTGGGTCGGGGGCGGCGGCGGGCTTTGCTCGGCCGCTTGGCGCTGTCACCCAACAGCACGGTGTCGACGGCCGATCTGATCGACCTGCTCTGGGGTGCCGATCCGCCGCCGGATCCGGCCCAGGCGGTGCAGACCCACCTGTCCCGGCTGCGGGCCGCGCTCCGGGCCGACGACGCCGGTCCGGTGCGGACGGTGGCCCGGACGGCGGGCGGCTATCAGCTCAACCTGAGCGACGACCAGCTCGACCTGGCCGACTTCCGTCGTCAGGTGCGCCGGGCCCGCGCGGCCGAGCCGGGTCAGGCGCTCGCGGTGCTCGACGACGCGCTCGGCCTTTGGCGCGGGAGCGTCCTGCCCGACATCCCGGAGTTGCGGCTGCATCCGCTGAGCACCGGCGTGCTCGACGAATACATCGGGGCGATGCTCCTGCACACCGACCTCGCGCTGGCGGGCGGGCAAGCCGAACGCAGCCTGCCGCGCCTGCGCGAGCTGGCGGCAGCCAATCCGCTGCACGAGCCGTTGCATGCCCGGCTGATGGCGGTGCTCGCGGCCAGCAACCTCCAGGCCGCCGCTCTGGAGGTCTATGCCGACATCCGCCGCCGCCTCGTCGAGGATCTCGGGATCGAGCCCGGCACCGCGCTGGTCGAGGCGCACCGGCGGGTTCTCCGGCAGGAGACCGGCGCGTCGGACACTGCCGGCGGCCGGTCCGGCCCGCCGGCGCAGCTTCCCGCCGGCGTCCCCTCGTTCGCCGGCCGGGCCGACGCCCTCGCCTGGCTCGACGGCCTGTTGCGGGCAGACCAACGGGTCGGTGCGGTGTCCGGCACGGCCGGCGTCGGCAAGACCACCCTGGCCGTGCACTGGGCGCATCGGGTGTCCGACCAGTTTCCGGACGGCACGTTGTATGTCAACCTGCACGGCTTCGACCCCGGCGGCCGGCCACTGGATCCCGCCGACGCGGTGCGGGACTTCCTCGACGCGTTCGGCGTTCCCGCCGCCAGAATCCCGCAGGGCCTCGACGCCCGGGCAGCGCAATACCGCGGCCTCATCCGGGGCCGCCGGATGCTCGTCGTGTTGGACAACGCCCGCGATGCCGAGCAGGCCCGCCCGCTGCTGCCGGGCACGCCGACGGCTGTCGTCGTCGTCACCAGCCGCGACCAGTTGACCGGGCTGGTCGTGGCCGAGGGTGCGCGCCCGTTCCACCTCGACCTGATGTCGCCTACCGAGTCCTACGACCTGCTGACCGGTCGGCTCGGCCCGCAACGGTTGCGGTGCGAGCCGGAGGTGGCGCAGCGGATCGTTGCGGTCTGCACCGGGCTGCCGCTCGCGCTGGCGATCGTCGCCGCCCGCGCCCAGCAGACAGGGTTCCCGCTGGCGGCGGTGGCCACTGAGCTGGGCGGCGTCAGCCGGCCACTGGACGCGCTGGACGGCGGAGACGCCGCCACCCGGCTCCGAGCGGTCCTCTCGTCGTCATACCGCGCGCTCACGCCCTCGGCCGCGCGCCTCCTGCGCTTGCTCGGCCTGCACCCCGGCGGCACCGTCGCGCTCCCCGCGGCGGCCAGCCTGGCCGGTGTTCCCGCGACCGTCGCGCGCGACCTGCTGACCGAGCTCACCCGCGCCTCGCTGCTCACCGAACCCAACCCGGGTCGCTTCGCACTACACGATCTGCTGCGCGCGTACGCCAGCGAACTCGCGTTTGACGAGGAAACCCCCAGTGCGCGGACAGCGGCGTTCACCCGGCTTCTCGACCATTACCTGCACACCGCCGCCGAGGCTGACCGCCAGCTCAGCCCGTCGCGCCGGCCCTGTGTGATCCCGTTCGGCGAGCCGGTGCCGGGCGCCACGGTCGGCCAGGTCGACGATCCCGTCTCGTGGTTCACCGCCGAGCGATCCAACCTTATGGCGGTGCTCGACCGCGCCCGCGACCCCGACGTGGCCCGGCAGGCCTGGCAGCTCGCGTGGGCGGTCGACTCCGCCCTCGAACGCCAAGGCCACTGGTCGGAACTCGCGCATGCGTGGCGCCTGGCGCTCTCCATCGCGACGGCGCTGCCCGACCTGCGGGCGCAGGCGTTCGCGCAGCGCCGGCTCGCACAGGCGTGCACGCTGCTCGGGCGCGACGCCGAGGCCGACGCCCACCTGGGCCAGGCCTTGCGGCTCTACGAAGACGCCGCCGACGACGCCGGTCAGGCCATCGTCCATCATTCACTGTCCTGTGTATACGAACAGCGGCACGACTTCGAGCGCGCACTGCACCACGCCGAGCACGCATTGTCATACGCGCGACCGAGCGGCGACGAGAGCGTGCAGGCCCTCGCGCTCAACGCCATCGGCTGGTGTCATGCCCAACTCGGCCAGCACGCCGAGGCGTTGGCCCACTGCCAGCGCGCTCTGCTGCTCCTGGACCCGAGCGACCACCGGGCCCAGGCAGACACCTGGGACTCCATCGGCTTCGCCTGTCACCACCTCGGGCGCCTCGACGAGGCCGTGCACGCCTACGAGCAGGCGCTGACGCTGGCCCGCCAGGCCGGCGCCCGCCACCTCGAGGGGACCGTGCTGAGCCATCTCGGCGACACCCACCTCGCTGCGGGCGACCCCGCGGCGGCCCGGGTCGTCTGGAAGCCGGCCCTGGACATCCTGCACAGCATCGACGCGCCCGCGGCCGACGATCTACGCGAGCGGCTCAACCGGCGATGAAGGCCGCTAGCCGGCGTCGACGTCTGCGAGCCTGACCCGTAGCTCCGCAGCGTGTGGATGGCCGAGTGCGGTGAGGATCTCCAGGGCGGCCTGCCAGTCGGCGCGTGCGGCGTCGATGTCGCCGGCGGCCAGATGGGTGCCGCCGCGGTGGGTCAGGACGTCGGCCTCGTTGTAGCGGTCGCCCGCGTGTCGGAACAGGTCGAGCCCCTGTCGGTAGCAGGCGAGTGCCTCGCGATGATCACCCAGGTGGTGATGGGTGTAGCCGAGGGTGTCCCAGATCGCCGCCTCGCCGTAGGCGTCGCCCAGCTTCTGGTTGAGGGTCAGGGCCTGCGCGCCGTGGACGAGGGCCTGCTGGAGGTCGCCGAGCTGGGCGAGGGCCCACGCGAGTGCGTTGAGGGCACGGGCCTCGCCGAGTTGGTGACCGGCGGCGCGGTAGAGGTCCAGGGCCCCGGCGATCTCGTCGAGGGCGTCGCGCTTGCGGCCCTGCGTCGAGCGCATCCAGGACCGGCTGAAGTGGGTGCTCGCCTGGCCGGTCTGGTCGCCGAGGCGAACGTACAACCGGAGGGCCTCGCGGTAATGGTCTTCGGCCTCGTCGAACTGGTTGATCTGGGCGTTGCAGCGGCCCAGCCGGCGTTCGGAGTAGGCCTGCATGTGCGGGTCGGCGAGGCGTCGGGCGCTGTCGAGGGCGAGGCTCTGGACGGTGAGCCAGTCGTCCCAGTGGCCGCGCAGGTCGAGGAAGTCGTCCATTGTCCGGGCCAGGTGCCACACGTGCGTGTCGAGACCGACCGTGTGCGCGTGGCGGACGGCGGCGAGCAGGGCCGGGCGTTCCGCGGTGAACCAGGCCAGCGCGGCCGCCGGATCGGCCGGCCGGCCGGGGGTCGTGCCGGCCGTCGGCTCCGGGAGGGCGAGCGGCTCAATGCGCTCGAACAGCAGGTGCAGAGCCGCGTGGGCGCTGTGCAGGTAATGGTCGAGGAGCCGGCGTAGCTGTAGGTGCCGTTCGGCGGGATCGTCGTGGGCGGTGGACAGCTCGGCTGCGTAGGCGCGGAGCAGATCGTGCGGAGCGTAGCGGTATGGCCCGTGCTCGGAGAGCAGGTGCGCGTCGACGAGTTCGTCGATGAGGGCGCGCGCCTGCCGTGGCGGAACACCGACCAGGCTGGCCGCGGCGGCCACCCCGATGTCGGGACCGGGAATCGTGCCCAGGCTCCGGAACATCCGCGCCGCCGCCGGCGTCATTGCCCGGTAGGACCAGGAGAACACGGCACGCACGTCGGTAAGGGGGTCACCGCCCGTGAGCGTGTCGAGCCGGTCTCCGGCGTCAGCAAGCTCGCTGCGCAGCTGCGCGAGCGGATAGCGGGCGCGCTCCGTGGCCCGCGCGGCCATGATGACGAGGGCGAGGGGGAGCCGTGCGGCCGCGTGGATCAGTTCGGTGACGATCTGCGGCTCGCGGGCCACCCGGGCAGCGCCAAGTCGGTGGGCCAGCAGGCTCCGCGACTCGGCGTCAGTGAGCACATCCAGGTGCACGGCCAGGGCGGCGTTGCTGGCGACGAGTCCGGTGAGCCGGTTGCGGCTGGTCACCACGACCAGGCAGCCGGCGGCGCCGGGAAGCAGCGGGCGGACCTGCTCGGTGTCGTGTGCGTTGTCCAGTAGGATCAGGACCCGTCGGTCGGCCAGCTCGGTGCGCAGGAGGAGGCTCTGTGCGGCTGAACCGGTCGGGATGCTCTGCGCCGGGATGCCCAGGGCGGCGAGCAGACTGCGCACCGCCTCGGCCACCGTGACCGGCGCACCGGACGGGTCGAACCCGCGCAGGTCAAGGTATAACTGACCGTCAGGGAACCGGTCTCGGACGCGGTGGCTCCAGTGGACGGCGAGGGCGGTCTTGCCCACGCCGGCGGTCCCCGAGATCGCGCAGACGAGCGTCGCCGTCGCGTCCCGGCCGTCGGAGGCCCGCGCCTCGATCGAACCCACCAATGTGTCCAACCGCGCCAGCTCGGCCTCCCGGCCGGTGAACCCGGCAACATCAGCGGGTAGGTGAGCCGGAGGCGAGTGTCTCCGGCTGGCCTCGGGAGCCTCGGCCGACGCGGCCCGGTCGCCGCGCAGCAGCGCCCCGTGCGCGGCCTGGAGCTCTGGGCCCGGGTCGACACCCAGTTCCTCGGCGAATGTCCGGCGAACCTGCTGGTAGACGGTCAGCGCCTCGGCTCGACGCCCCTGCCCGGCCAGTGCGGCCATCAGCAGGATCGCGATCCGCTCGCGGAACGGATGAGCCGCGAGCAGGCTGGACAACTCCTCGGCCGCGGGTTCGTGCCTACCCAGCTGGAGCTCCAGTTCCCACCGCCGCTCGACAACCGCGAGGCGACGGGCGTTCAGCGCCGTGACCGCGTCGCGCAGGCCGGCGCCCTCCAGCCCGGCCAGCGGCGCACCGCGCCACAGCGCCAGCGCCTCGACCAGGAGTGCGACGGCATCTTCGGGACTTCGCGCGGCGAGGTCTTCGGCCCGGGCCGCCAGCTCGCCGAAGGTCCGCTCGTCGTAGCGGTGACCGGTGAGCGTCAGCTGGTAGGCCTCACGCGCGGCGCGGATCGTGCCGGCGGGGGCGCCGGCGGCGGTGAGGACCGATCGCAGCCGGGACACGACGTCTTGCACCTGACGGCGGGCGGTGGCCGGTGGCCGCTCGTCCCAGACGATGTCGACCAGTCGCGGTATCGACACCGGACGGTCGGCGTCGAGAAGCAACGCGGCGAGGACCCGCTCCTGGCGCGCACCGTGCAGCGGAACCCGGTTTCCGGCTGCCCAAACCTCGATCGGACCGAGCAGGCGGAAGTCCATACGACCGGTCAACTCCTAACCCCGTCCGGCGGGCACACGTCGAGGACGCCGTAAGGACGCCGCAAGGACGAGAAGAGAACGGGTGCTTCGACTGTAGCCGCTGAGTAGGTCGCGATGTCGTGCCCGTCACATCGGCGCCGACCGGAAGGGAAAGGCATCAATGGATTTCTATGTGCTGGGCCGCCTCCAGATGCGAAACGGCGGTTGCGCTTACACCCTGCGTCGGACGAAACCGAAGATCGTGCTGGCGGTCCTGCTCGCCCACGCCGATCAGCCCGTCTCCACCGACCGGATCATGCGCGAGCTGTGGGGTGAGCGACCGCCGCAGTCAGCCGCCGCGAACCTCTACACCTACGTCTGCTCGATCCGCGGTCTGCTGACCGCGGGCCGGTCGAAAGCCAAGATCCTCACCGGCGCGGCGGGCTACGTGCTGAACGTCGAGGACGACTGCCTGGACGCCCTGCGCTACCGGCGTCTCGCCGCCCGTGGCCGCGCGCAGCTACGCGACGGAGACCTGCGGAGCGGCGTCGCGCTGCTCGGGCAGGCGGCGCGGCTGTGGCGGGGCAGGCCGCTGGCCGACCTTCCGGCCACCCCGGAGGTCGAGCAGTGGGTCGAAATTCTGGAGGAGCAGCACCGGTCGTTGCTCCGGGACTGGACCGACGGCCGGCTGCGCCTCGGCCAGAACGAGGAACTCGTCGGCGAACTGCGGGCCGGCGTGGCGGCGGATCCCATGTGCGAGCGGCTCTACGTCCAACTCATGCTCGCGCTCTACCGATCCGGACGGGTGGCCGAAGCGCTGGAGGCCTATCGCGACGTGCGCCGGCTCCTGGCCGCCGAGTTGGGCCTCGAACCCGGTCCTGAGCTGACCGGCCTCCAGGGTGCCATCCTCTGCCGCGACCCATCGCTGGCCAATGGCGATCTGAGCACGTGGCTGACCGGCTGTCATGGCTAGCTCGCAGACCGCCAGGAGACTGCCGGCGTTACGCGACGGATGGTGGCAGATCCACCACCGGTCACTGGTCAAGGCGCGGCTGGCCACTGTCCTCTGGCGGTTGCCGGCGATCGTGGCGCGAACCGCGGCGATGGCGTGGCGGGCAAGCCCCTGGGACACGGCAGCGGCGGCGGTGCTCAACCTTGCCGCGAGCGGAGCGATGGCGTGGACGCT
This genomic interval from Asanoa ferruginea contains the following:
- a CDS encoding ATP-binding protein; this translates as MGDGAQPGILTPDQRVRVFISSTLHEMAAERRAVRQAVGRLGQLPVMFEQGARPHPPHAVYRAYLEQSGIFVGVYGDSYGWTAPGMDVSGLEDELRLATPLPRLIYVKEPADRRDHRLATMLDGIRRDASVSYHRFRTPAELRDQVEQDLALLLSERFHQTGPPRLAPTTGLLPAARTPLIGREHDLVALAAMLTDAAVPLVTLIGSGGIGKTRLAMAAAQEVVDRFPDGVRFVDLSRVVSPDLVAEALAQGLGVRTSGAVPTGTDLASWLRTKRLLLVIDNFEQLTDAAPVIGETLRAAPGVTALVTSRAPLRLTDERVYPVPPLAPPDSGGPAAASPAVRLFVSAATAAAPDFRLTPDNTGAVVEIIRRLDGLPLAILLAAARVRLLSPAAIVAHLADPLRLLTGGARDLPDRQRTLRDTIAWSYQLLNPGERALLDRLGVFAGGWDLDAAEAVVLPDHDPLPILEALVESALVQRTTEPDGRGRFTMLETVRHYARMRLQDSREQPPVRAAHAAHYLSLAQAAEPHLNRADGPTWLRRLELERENIHAALNWFLEEDDPAQALRLLWASWAFWWRRGHIEEASRYVARIRDRGELLDGPETGRALLGSGVLTFVSGQYQQAENYLLRALPFLRAGGDDPGVSLALGPLGQFAALRGEAARAQTYLDEARDKGEEWQTSLYHSRVARVRMANGDYDEALAHLRHAVDVSRGAQDQFVALVAHYTWAACSVAVDEPADARHHLIEGLSLAAVSGDEAAIAQFLAALADVDASGGDLERAVQLAAAAQALRTPSNEMWMRAFVAPWPATGPDRDEARSRLGADAYDRAWQAGEHLGIERAITAATAS
- a CDS encoding BTAD domain-containing putative transcriptional regulator encodes the protein MGITSEDGGFGELLRVSRRAVSISQQQLADRVGLSVTAVRDLEQGRTRRPRRGIVDAMVAALELTADTAAAFRDAASDRPRPVPAPSGPLRVQVLGPLTVSRGATPVRVGRGRRRALLGRLALSPNSTVSTADLIDLLWGADPPPDPAQAVQTHLSRLRAALRADDAGPVRTVARTAGGYQLNLSDDQLDLADFRRQVRRARAAEPGQALAVLDDALGLWRGSVLPDIPELRLHPLSTGVLDEYIGAMLLHTDLALAGGQAERSLPRLRELAAANPLHEPLHARLMAVLAASNLQAAALEVYADIRRRLVEDLGIEPGTALVEAHRRVLRQETGASDTAGGRSGPPAQLPAGVPSFAGRADALAWLDGLLRADQRVGAVSGTAGVGKTTLAVHWAHRVSDQFPDGTLYVNLHGFDPGGRPLDPADAVRDFLDAFGVPAARIPQGLDARAAQYRGLIRGRRMLVVLDNARDAEQARPLLPGTPTAVVVVTSRDQLTGLVVAEGARPFHLDLMSPTESYDLLTGRLGPQRLRCEPEVAQRIVAVCTGLPLALAIVAARAQQTGFPLAAVATELGGVSRPLDALDGGDAATRLRAVLSSSYRALTPSAARLLRLLGLHPGGTVALPAAASLAGVPATVARDLLTELTRASLLTEPNPGRFALHDLLRAYASELAFDEETPSARTAAFTRLLDHYLHTAAEADRQLSPSRRPCVIPFGEPVPGATVGQVDDPVSWFTAERSNLMAVLDRARDPDVARQAWQLAWAVDSALERQGHWSELAHAWRLALSIATALPDLRAQAFAQRRLAQACTLLGRDAEADAHLGQALRLYEDAADDAGQAIVHHSLSCVYEQRHDFERALHHAEHALSYARPSGDESVQALALNAIGWCHAQLGQHAEALAHCQRALLLLDPSDHRAQADTWDSIGFACHHLGRLDEAVHAYEQALTLARQAGARHLEGTVLSHLGDTHLAAGDPAAARVVWKPALDILHSIDAPAADDLRERLNRR
- a CDS encoding AfsR/SARP family transcriptional regulator, yielding MTGRMDFRLLGPIEVWAAGNRVPLHGARQERVLAALLLDADRPVSIPRLVDIVWDERPPATARRQVQDVVSRLRSVLTAAGAPAGTIRAAREAYQLTLTGHRYDERTFGELAARAEDLAARSPEDAVALLVEALALWRGAPLAGLEGAGLRDAVTALNARRLAVVERRWELELQLGRHEPAAEELSSLLAAHPFRERIAILLMAALAGQGRRAEALTVYQQVRRTFAEELGVDPGPELQAAHGALLRGDRAASAEAPEASRRHSPPAHLPADVAGFTGREAELARLDTLVGSIEARASDGRDATATLVCAISGTAGVGKTALAVHWSHRVRDRFPDGQLYLDLRGFDPSGAPVTVAEAVRSLLAALGIPAQSIPTGSAAQSLLLRTELADRRVLILLDNAHDTEQVRPLLPGAAGCLVVVTSRNRLTGLVASNAALAVHLDVLTDAESRSLLAHRLGAARVAREPQIVTELIHAAARLPLALVIMAARATERARYPLAQLRSELADAGDRLDTLTGGDPLTDVRAVFSWSYRAMTPAAARMFRSLGTIPGPDIGVAAAASLVGVPPRQARALIDELVDAHLLSEHGPYRYAPHDLLRAYAAELSTAHDDPAERHLQLRRLLDHYLHSAHAALHLLFERIEPLALPEPTAGTTPGRPADPAAALAWFTAERPALLAAVRHAHTVGLDTHVWHLARTMDDFLDLRGHWDDWLTVQSLALDSARRLADPHMQAYSERRLGRCNAQINQFDEAEDHYREALRLYVRLGDQTGQASTHFSRSWMRSTQGRKRDALDEIAGALDLYRAAGHQLGEARALNALAWALAQLGDLQQALVHGAQALTLNQKLGDAYGEAAIWDTLGYTHHHLGDHREALACYRQGLDLFRHAGDRYNEADVLTHRGGTHLAAGDIDAARADWQAALEILTALGHPHAAELRVRLADVDAG
- a CDS encoding AfsR/SARP family transcriptional regulator codes for the protein MDFYVLGRLQMRNGGCAYTLRRTKPKIVLAVLLAHADQPVSTDRIMRELWGERPPQSAAANLYTYVCSIRGLLTAGRSKAKILTGAAGYVLNVEDDCLDALRYRRLAARGRAQLRDGDLRSGVALLGQAARLWRGRPLADLPATPEVEQWVEILEEQHRSLLRDWTDGRLRLGQNEELVGELRAGVAADPMCERLYVQLMLALYRSGRVAEALEAYRDVRRLLAAELGLEPGPELTGLQGAILCRDPSLANGDLSTWLTGCHG